The proteins below come from a single Xyrauchen texanus isolate HMW12.3.18 chromosome 3, RBS_HiC_50CHRs, whole genome shotgun sequence genomic window:
- the hspb15 gene encoding heat shock protein, alpha-crystallin-related, b15 encodes MARPLFHRNGCWDPLQGMTQIQFFDQNTSCPCFLEPDEVSWIYSARKRLGTSTWPGSMYVPLFSSLCMEIPPTSFTGSKGPVSDAMCENTKGHQNWKVCLNVNPFSSEEISIKTMEGYLEIKGNREERQGNHRLISRSFTRKYKLPVDLDLKQISSMLSPDGTLSVEAPLPGSNVSLPEEIVIPIHIMEKQDLPAK; translated from the exons ATGGCTCGTCCCTTGTTTCATCGTAATGGTTGCTGGGACCCTCTCCAGGGCATgacacaaatacaattttttgaCCAAAACACCAGCTGCCCCTGTTTCCTTGAACCTGATGAGGTTAGCTGGATTTATTCAGCCAGGAAAAGATTGGGCACATCTACATGGCCAGGATCTATGTACGTGCCTCTATTTAGCTCATTGTGTATGGAGATTCCACCTACATCATTTACTGGATCCAAAGGACCAGTTTCCGATGCCATGTGTGAAAACACAAAAGGGCACCAAAACTGGAAAGTCTGTCTAAATGTTAATCCATTTTCTTCTGAGGAGATTAGCATCAAAACCATGGAGGGATATTTGGAGATAAAAG GTAATCGTGAGGAAAGGCAGGGAAATCATAGATTAATCTCCAGAAGCTTTACAAGAAAATACAA GCTTCCAGTTGACTTAGACCTAAAACAGATCAGCTCCATGCTGTCTCCAGATGGTACTCTCTCAGTGGAGGCCCCATTACCAGGCTCTAATGTCAGTCTCCCTGAAGAGATTGTCATCCCTATTCACATTATGGAAAAACAGGACTTACCGGCAAAGTAA